One window from the genome of Cryptomeria japonica chromosome 6, Sugi_1.0, whole genome shotgun sequence encodes:
- the LOC131035135 gene encoding cholesterol 22-monohydroxylase CYP90B52: MESTILMTSFVAFVLFFVIRHIWRSNPIGRRHNTQRLPPGRMGWPLLGETSSYLKPHLATTPGRFMEQHISRYGKIFKTHLFGHPTVVSADPELNNFILQNEGRLFECNYPSSMAGILGQWSMLFVVGDMHKHMRSIALKFMSNTKLRSHILQEIHSHALYTLKSWRDKQLVSAQAEAKKYTFNLMARQIMSCNPWEPQTEYLMREYFSFMKGVVSAPLNLPGTTYRRALKSRATILEILRKKMEERSESDINHEDLLSTVMEEGSLSTEQILDLILNLLFAGHETSSIALTLAIYFLAGSPESMKRLRSEHLGIVRVKERPEMDSCPNWEDYKRMQFTQCVINETLRLGNVVRFVHRKALQNVQFKGFEIPAGWKVLPVFDAVHLDSTVYENPMEFYPWRWQNVESGTYFTPFGGGPRLCTGVELAKVEIAVFLHHLVLHYGWELVESDVPLVFPFVEFEKGLQIRLHLLDDNN; this comes from the exons ATGGAATCCACCATTCTCATGACATCATTCGTGGCTTTTGTGCTGTTTTTTGTCATCAGACACATCTGGAGATCGAATCCCATTGGACGTAGGCACAACACACAAAGACTTCCCCCTGGGAGAATGGGATGGCCGCTCCTAGGAGAAACATCGTCGTACCTAAAACCCCACTTGGCTACTACGCCTGGAAGATTCATGGAACAACATATTTCTAG GTATGGGAAGATATTCAAAACCCATTTGTTTGGGCACCCAACTGTGGTCTCAGCAGACCCGGAGCTTAACAACTTCATTCTTCAAAATGAAGGGCGACTGTTTGAATGCAATTATCCCTCTAGTATGGCAGGCATTTTAGGCCAATGGTCCATGCTTTTTGTGGTTGGAGACATGCATAAACATATGCGAAGCATTGCCTTGAAGTTTATGAGCAATACCAAGCTTAGAAGCCACATTTTGCAGGAGATACATTCTCATGCTCTTTACACTCTCAAGTCGTGGAGGGACAAACAGCTTGTCAGTGCACAGGCCGAGGCCAAAAAG TACACTTTCAATCTGATGGCCAGGCAAATCATGAGTTGTAATCCGTGGGAGCCGCAGACAGAGTATCTAATGAGAgaatatttttctttcatgaaaGGTGTGGTATCTGCACCTCTGAATCTTCCTGGGACTACCTACAGGAGAGCACTCAAG TCAAGAGCAACTATACTTGAAATCCTGAGGAAGAAAATGGAGGAGAGAAGTGAATCGGACATCAACCATGAGGACCTGCTAAGTACAGTAATGGAGGAGGGCAGTCTCTCGACAGAACAAATCTTGGATCTCATTCTTAACTTGCTCTTTGCAGGCCATGAAACTTCTTCAATAGCCTTGACTCTTGCCATTTACTTCTTGGCGGGATCCCCTGAGTCTATGAAACGGCTTAGG TCGGAACATTTGGGTATTGTGAGAGTAAAAGAGCGGCCAGAGATGGATTCATGCCCGAACTGGGAGGATTACAAACGAATGCAGTTTACGCAATGT GTCATTAACGAGACCCTCCGGCTGGGAAACGTGGTCCGTTTTGTCCACCGGAAAGCCCTGCAGAACGTGCAATTTAAAG GCTTCGAAATACCTGCGGGATGGAAAGTTCTTCCTGTTTTTGATGCTGTGCACTTAGATTCGACTGTTTACGAGAATCCAATGGAGTTTTATCCCTGGAGATGGCAG AATGTGGAAAGTGGTACATATTTCACGCCTTTTGGAGGAGGCCCAAGATTGTGCACGGGAGTCGAACTTGCAAAAGTAGAGATTGCTGTTTTTCTTCATCACCTCGTCCTCCATTATGG GTGGGAATTGGTTGAATCAGACGTTCCACTTGTTTTTCCATTCGTGGAGTTTGAAAAGGGGCTTCAAATTAGACTGCACCTGCTTGATGATAATAATTAA